The Solanum pennellii chromosome 11, SPENNV200 sequence AGTGAATCAGCAGCAGAGAAAGCATACCCCAACTGTGAAGCAGTTCCGTGCGAACAATTTGATACTGCTTTTGAAGTGAGTTCTCCTTTGTATTCTACAATGATTAGTCCTGAATTTGTTTGTCTTGATGAAGTATGCATTTCTTTTAATCCGTGTAAATAACTATTTCTTacctttcaaaagaaaaagtaaaaagttaaATGCTATCTATATAAGTTATAGAATTATAATAGGACGGGTGAAGTGGAGGAGTGTTATAAGGTTATAAGCAACAGGAGTTTTGTGAATGGATTTGAGACAAGCAATGTTATATGAGAGTGAAAATTAGATCTCTGGACCCAACATGTAATgtaattgaaatataatattGCAATAGGTGTgtcactgggtatgttgttgtattagaAATGATCAGACCTTACAGATGGTGCAAGTAGCAGgcaaaaaggataaaataaattaaggttGACTGCGATGATTTGTCGATGTCATATGTAGACCCCATATATACCCGGTTTGTAGGTGTGTCAATATGAGGACATAATGTGTTGAAGGGGGAAAtctttttatccaaaaaaagaagaaaaagaaatgggtAGTAGAATAACATGAGGCATCTGTCTGAAAAGATCTATAATCTCTTGGAATCATGTGGATTAAGTTAGAATAGAATAAAAATGGAAGCTAAAAAGACTCAGTTGTTAAATAACTTGATCTCAAACGTCAAGTTATCCTGGTTGTCAAACGTCTCTTCTTCTGGTTATCCTGGTTGTCAAAcgtctcttcttcttttcttcaggCTAGTGACATGTATGTTCGTGTTGGAGTAACTTTTACATTTGGAAAATGCATCCTTTTAGAGATCTTCTAATTTCTTATAAGATAAAGTATTTAGTAAACTGTATGTTCTAGTCATGCTAGGTTGCATTACTCTAAACCTGTGCTTGTAGGCGGTAACATACCGCTTGGTGGAATAGTTGAGGAGAGGGCAAGTTTGTTAGTACCATGTTGTCAGGAAAAGGGGACTGATTGCTTAATGCTTAGTATTGAAATGAAATTGACCTGAATAGAGAGGAATAGATGCAAAGTTTGATACAAAAGATTCATAAGTCCGACATCAACTAATTTGGATTGAGGTATAGTTAGTTGAGTGAAAAATTGTTTCGGAAGTGTAAGTATATCGATCTCATATGTGGCGTTAACCATGAGCTACACGCTTGATGtcctaattttacttaaaagcaaGGAGTAGTATGTACCTtgtaaaatagttaaatatcCTTAAATCAAAAGAAGAGCTTAAGAAATTACTTTTATAGGTAAGATCTTAAGAAATAGCTActgttaaattattatattatctttAATAGTGCATTCCTCTATGACCAGTTTCAAAGTTTGTTACTTGTGTTGACATTTATTCCAATCAGAGACaaaggttcatactttttaaCATCTTGAAGGTACTCACTGACTGAACTGTTCCTTGCATAAGACATTGTCATTATGTCCATACCATGAATGTTGAAATTCTAGTTATTAACAAATAAGGTTAAGACTACTTATCACAAATAAAAGGTTTAGACTATATTACCATTTGTTAATACTGTTGACCGACTTTTGTCTTGAAGCATTTCACTTTAATAATAACTTGCTAGATTCCTGATATTTTGTTCATAGTTATGGGCTCtgtttcttttttcctttaataaataaataaatactggTGGTCAACAGTTCAATTATAAGCTAATAAATGATTTATGCGTTATTGTCAATATGGATATGAACAGATCGGTTAGTTAAACCTAGAATCTACCTGTGTAAGAAATTTCTGATATTTAAGAAGAAGCTGCCCAAGCTGGGAAAATGCTTATTGCCTTGGAATGTTATGTGAAAAATGCTGTTGTACTCCTCCTGTAGTTTTCTTTTGTTCACCTTCAGACTTCATCAGACGCCATCCCTTGTGTTCATAATATGTCTCTATAATTGAGTTCGTCCTTACCTATCTCTACCTTTCTTATGATTTCTGAATGCCTCTATTTTGGGGCTTGGCTTAGATCATGAACCTGATATTGGTTTCTTATTGGAAATATCTAGAGGCAGTCAAGTGGTGTTGATGAAATATACATACTTTTGAAACTTGGAGAGGAAAATACTCTCAGCcatttatcaatttattataatatttgcTTGGCATATCTATCTTGGGTTGGACATTGGTTTGTTGTAGCATGCAGGAATAGAAATACTAGTGCATGGGCAGAATATCTGGTCGTAGTCCCAACATTTTGTGGATTGAATACCTTATTTGTTTCTAAAATCTAACACAATGATTTGCGTCTTATAGCAACAGAAGTTATCTGATCACAAGTACCATCCGCTCACTCTCGATCGGAAGAAGGTTACCAATTCTCCTTTAGGTTGTGTCAGGCCCAAGCAGCTTTAACTGATCCCTTTAATGTACCAACTCTCAAAATGTATACTGCAGGCTTTCAGCTAGCTTAGCATTTCTCCTCAAATTGTTTCAGTCAGTCTTGGTGAATTAATTCGGTGAGGCGAGATATAGTAGCTCGGGTCACAAATGATTCTTGAACTAAAATCTTGTGTGATTAACTTTTTTTGAAGGCTAAGGACgctaaagatttttttttaatcaagtaGGTCACTAAAGGTTTTTTTTTGATCAAGTAGGTAACTGTAGATTCTTAGCAGTTGGTTTTAATTGTAGCAGGAAGTTAGTTTCAATGTCCTTTGCACTTATGTGTAAAAAACGGATCATGATTTCACTTTCCTTTATTGTTTGATAGGCTGTTGAAAGGTGGCTTGTTGATAGAGCAGTTTTACCAATAGAAAACTCTTTAGGGGGGAGTATCCACAGGAATTATGACCTTTTGCTGAGACATCGTTTACATATAGTTGGAGAAGTCAAACTAGCAGTTCGACACTGTTTGCTGGCTAACAACGGCGTCAAAATCGAAGACCTGAAAAGAGTTCTTAGCCATCCACAGGCATGCTTCTTTTGCTTTCTAATAAtttatatggtttgaaacaCATTTACACAAAACCTGGTTATACATCAGGCTCTTGCTCAGTGTGAGAACACATTAACGAAGTTGGGATTGGTCAGAGAAGCCGTAGATGATACTGCTGGTGCAGCCAAGGTTAGACGAGATATTCTGACTGTTCCATTTTGTGATTTAGAAGATTCCACAATTTGTGTGGTAGATTAAAATGGATTcaacatattatatttatacGTTTTTGATTGACTATTTCTGCAGTATATTGCTTTCAGCAAACTCAAAGATGCAGGAGCAGTTGCAAGTTTAGCTGCATCTAGAATCTATGGTTTGAATGTGCTTGCACAAGATATTCAGGTTTACAAAAATCTGATGTAACTAGCTAGTTgtctaattatttaattcatttgtcAGTTTTTCATATGTATGTACTATGTATATTTCAGGATGATTCTGATAACGTCACCCGCTTCCTTATGCTGGCTAGGGAGCCCATTATTCCTCGTACTGATAAACCATTCAAGGTTAGTCCTGCATTTAGATACTTTTCGGCATATAGCAAAACTGTAACTGAATTGGTATATGTTTTTCTTGAATGTCTTCAAAGTTATTCTCACCTAATTCTGTGGTTTGTGCTTGTCTATTGATCATGACAGACAAGTGTAGTCTTTTCACTTGATGAAGGTCCGGGGGTGCTTTTCAAGGCACTAGCTGTTTTTGCCATGCGGAATATTAACCTTACCAAGGTTAGTTTGACTTTGCTGAAAATTTGCTGGTTATTTCTTACGTCATGCATTAGATATGCAAACTAAACCTTTTGATTGCAACTCCAAATCTTGGTTCAGATTGAGAGTCGTCCACTACAAAAGCAGGCTTTGAAGGTGCTTGAGGATAGTGCAGATGGATTTCCAAAGTATGTACCATACAACTCTTCTCTTTGCATTCGCAATTTCAGAATAGAATTAATACATACTCCTGATAATATGTAATCAAGGGTGTGATGTGACTTAATGGTTAATGAAGTGTATTGAGAACCTTGAGGTAGATTCAAATCAGCTGA is a genomic window containing:
- the LOC107005132 gene encoding arogenate dehydratase/prephenate dehydratase 2, chloroplastic-like, with the translated sequence MAATIVRSPKLSLSLSTPESTTSNLPSLNQSFFTPLPKRRRCISIYACSAGDQSDSAFGGEIKKGQAIELNKVNDENPYEFNAKDSPNPLPRPLTSADLNNMASQGSRLRVAYQGVRGAYSESAAEKAYPNCEAVPCEQFDTAFEAVERWLVDRAVLPIENSLGGSIHRNYDLLLRHRLHIVGEVKLAVRHCLLANNGVKIEDLKRVLSHPQALAQCENTLTKLGLVREAVDDTAGAAKYIAFSKLKDAGAVASLAASRIYGLNVLAQDIQDDSDNVTRFLMLAREPIIPRTDKPFKTSVVFSLDEGPGVLFKALAVFAMRNINLTKIESRPLQKQALKVLEDSADGFPKYFPYLFYVDFEASMADQRAQNALGHLKEFATFLRVLGSYPSDSGIA